The proteins below are encoded in one region of Lactuca sativa cultivar Salinas chromosome 3, Lsat_Salinas_v11, whole genome shotgun sequence:
- the LOC111895440 gene encoding uncharacterized protein LOC111895440 yields the protein MQQQKKMEGSVVSPSFSCYSSDSLTSIAVAKVIREQQANDFEFLSVLSDQDVSTEENDSTGRTVFPVFNRDLLVKDEEDREAKAKENELHVFSSITGSLQKLFIEEREESSLYSSWEEEESESLHSKTCCMWRLKVNGGSPSCMSKCKKSSSAGSRTKRWSIRYFFLRRSNSEGKEPMVFLTPTKVNSTKQKRNSGEVLKVGGRLKVQTPVHELFYVQRRAENEVVRRKSYLPYKQDLVGFFSNVKGMGKILPF from the coding sequence ATGCAACAACAGAAGAAAATGGAAGGATCAGTAGTCTCTCCTAGCTTCAGTTGTTACTCTTCTGATAGTTTAACATCAATAGCAGTCGCCAAAGTGATCCGTGAACAACAGGCAAATGATTTCGAGTTTTTGTCGGTTTTAAGCGACCAGGATGTTTCAACGGAAGAAAACGATTCAACAGGCAGGACTGTTTTTCCTGTTTTCAATCGTGATCTACTGGTGAAAGATGAGGAAGATCGTGAGGCTAAAGCAAAGGAAAATGAGCTTCATGTTTTTTCTTCTATTACTGGTTCGTTACAGAAGCTGTTTATAGAAGAGCGAGAAGAATCTTCTTTGTATTCATCATGGGAAGAGGAAGAATCGGAAAGTCTACATTCTAAAACATGCTGCATGTGGAGGCTTAAGGTTAATGGTGGATCACCATCTTGTATGAGTAAATGTAAGAAGAGTAGTTCGGCAGGATCTCGAACTAAGAGGTGGAGCATCCGGTATTTTTTTCTCCGGAGGAGCAACAGCGAGGGTAAGGAACCGATGGTGTTTTTGACTCCTACGAAGGTCAATAGTACAAAACAGAAACGGAATTCCGGTGAGGTTTTAAAAGTCGGCGGCCGATTGAAGGTGCAAACTCCTGTACATGAACTGTTTTACGTGCAAAGAAGAGCTGAAAATGAAGTGGTTAGGAGGAAATCGTATCTACCCTATAAGCAAGATCTGGTTGGGTTCTTCTCAAATGTCAAGGGAATGGGCAAAATTCTTCCATTTTAA